From the Flavobacterium galactosidilyticum genome, one window contains:
- a CDS encoding TlpA family protein disulfide reductase, with protein sequence MKRIILALIALATFSCSKAQKTEFSKVALSETLLATDGSQVAFKNILKKYKGKTLVIEVWASWCSDCVKAMPKIKELQANNPAVAYLFISMDKTAEQWKKGIEKHEIKGDHFMANDQMKGVFGKAIDADWIPRYIVVDKKGKIVLYRAIETDFDKINETLEKLK encoded by the coding sequence ATGAAAAGAATAATTCTAGCCCTTATTGCACTTGCAACATTTTCTTGTTCTAAAGCACAAAAAACAGAATTCTCAAAAGTAGCTTTATCAGAAACTTTATTAGCTACTGATGGAAGTCAAGTTGCTTTTAAAAACATCTTAAAGAAATATAAAGGAAAAACTTTAGTGATCGAAGTTTGGGCTTCGTGGTGTAGCGATTGTGTAAAAGCAATGCCAAAAATTAAGGAATTGCAAGCTAATAATCCAGCTGTAGCTTACCTATTTATATCAATGGATAAAACTGCTGAGCAATGGAAAAAAGGAATTGAGAAACACGAAATTAAAGGAGATCATTTCATGGCAAATGACCAAATGAAAGGTGTCTTTGGAAAAGCAATTGACGCAGATTGGATTCCTAGATATATTGTAGTTGACAAAAAAGGAAAAATTGTCTTGTATCGCGCCATTGAAACAGACTTTGACAAAATAAACGAGACGCTGGAAAAATTGAAATAA
- a CDS encoding DUF2147 domain-containing protein: MKNTITILALFVTMAFYAQGNSVVGKWKTIDDETGKPKSIVEIYENSGKIYGKIVDIFEVSKKKNLCTNCPGEDKNKPVMGLVIIKGLKKDGSEYNGGKILDPVTGKMYKCFLALDGSDKLNVRGYIGLSLFGRTQTWQRVK; this comes from the coding sequence ATGAAAAACACAATCACAATTCTGGCCTTGTTTGTAACAATGGCTTTTTATGCACAAGGTAACTCCGTTGTAGGAAAATGGAAAACTATCGATGACGAAACTGGGAAACCCAAATCTATTGTAGAAATCTATGAAAATTCGGGTAAAATTTATGGCAAAATTGTTGACATATTTGAGGTAAGTAAAAAGAAGAACTTATGTACTAATTGTCCAGGTGAAGATAAAAATAAACCAGTAATGGGTCTTGTTATTATTAAAGGTCTTAAAAAAGATGGTAGTGAATATAATGGAGGTAAAATTTTAGATCCTGTAACAGGAAAAATGTACAAATGCTTTTTAGCTCTAGATGGTAGCGACAAATTAAATGTTCGTGGTTATATTGGTCTTTCTTTGTTTGGAAGAACACAAACTTGGCAGAGAGTAAAATAA
- the folP gene encoding dihydropteroate synthase, with protein MTINCKGILVDLSTPKVMGILNVTPNSFYDGGKYKNESEILSQVEKMLVDGGSFIDIGAYSSKPNAEFVSEQEEISRIIPVVDLVLKHFPDTMLSIDTFRSKVAKVAIENGAAIINDISAGNLDDKMLEVIGKYNVPYIMMHMRGNPQTMQTLTNYEDIVKEMLFYFSERVAKARTFGINDLILDPGFGFAKTIDQNYEVFQKMELFKMLELPLLVGISRKSMIYKTLDSTIEKAMNGTTVLNTLALTKGANIIRVHDVKEAAECVTLFNKINL; from the coding sequence ATGACTATTAACTGCAAAGGAATACTAGTTGACTTATCAACTCCCAAAGTAATGGGGATTTTGAATGTGACGCCCAACTCATTTTACGATGGCGGAAAGTATAAAAACGAATCCGAAATACTTTCTCAAGTTGAAAAAATGCTCGTAGATGGCGGTAGTTTTATTGATATTGGCGCGTATTCTAGCAAACCAAATGCCGAATTTGTTTCAGAACAAGAAGAAATTTCTAGAATTATTCCCGTTGTCGATTTAGTACTAAAGCATTTTCCTGATACGATGTTGTCTATTGATACTTTTAGAAGTAAAGTAGCAAAGGTTGCCATAGAAAATGGTGCAGCCATTATTAATGATATTTCGGCAGGAAATCTTGATGATAAAATGTTAGAAGTAATAGGCAAATATAATGTTCCTTATATTATGATGCACATGCGTGGCAACCCACAGACAATGCAAACGCTGACTAATTATGAAGATATTGTAAAAGAAATGCTGTTTTACTTTTCAGAAAGAGTGGCTAAAGCTAGAACTTTCGGAATCAATGATTTGATCCTCGATCCAGGATTTGGCTTTGCCAAAACTATCGACCAAAATTACGAAGTTTTTCAAAAGATGGAATTATTTAAAATGCTAGAATTGCCGTTGCTAGTGGGTATTTCAAGGAAGTCGATGATTTATAAAACGCTTGATAGTACTATCGAAAAAGCTATGAACGGCACAACAGTTTTAAATACGTTAGCATTAACAAAAGGAGCTAACATTATCCGAGTTCATGATGTAAAAGAAGCTGCGGAATGTGTTACCTTATTTAATAAAATTAATTTATAA
- the rlmH gene encoding 23S rRNA (pseudouridine(1915)-N(3))-methyltransferase RlmH, with product MNIKLIAIGKTDNKALQTLIDDYTKRLSFYIKFDLDIIPDIKNVKNLSESQQKEKEGELILAKITPTDQLILLDENGKTFSSVAFSEELQKKMNSGIKTLVFVIGGPYGFSDTVYAKAQGKISLSLMTFSHQMVRLFFIEQLYRGFTILKNEPYHHQ from the coding sequence ATGAACATCAAACTTATTGCTATCGGCAAAACCGATAATAAAGCACTCCAAACTTTAATCGACGATTATACGAAGCGCTTGTCTTTTTATATCAAATTTGATTTGGATATTATTCCTGATATCAAAAATGTAAAAAACTTATCAGAAAGCCAGCAAAAAGAAAAAGAAGGTGAATTAATTTTAGCAAAAATCACTCCTACAGACCAATTGATTTTATTAGATGAAAACGGAAAAACATTTTCTAGTGTGGCTTTTTCAGAAGAGTTACAAAAGAAAATGAACTCCGGTATCAAAACTTTAGTTTTTGTAATTGGTGGTCCCTATGGCTTCTCCGATACCGTTTATGCTAAAGCTCAAGGTAAAATTTCGCTTTCTTTAATGACTTTTTCACACCAAATGGTACGTTTATTTTTTATCGAACAATTGTATAGAGGTTTTACGATTTTGAAAAACGAACCGTATCATCATCAGTAA
- a CDS encoding CIA30 family protein, with protein MNPILIFDFNTKSDLSNWRVVNDGVMGGTSRSKFYLNSKGHGCFDGTVSLENNGGFCSVKYEFNSISLDKKKIICLRIKGDGKNYQFRVKTNKSDAHSYIYPFRTSGDWQNIEISVIEFYPSFRGRKLDIPNYDGSRLEEIAFLIGNKKGENFQLLLDRIEVK; from the coding sequence ATGAATCCTATCCTAATTTTTGATTTTAACACAAAAAGTGACTTAAGTAACTGGCGAGTAGTCAATGATGGCGTTATGGGGGGAACATCAAGAAGTAAGTTCTACTTAAATTCCAAAGGTCACGGATGTTTTGATGGAACGGTTTCATTAGAAAATAATGGTGGATTTTGCTCTGTTAAATATGAATTTAACTCCATTTCTTTAGATAAAAAAAAAATTATTTGCCTACGTATTAAAGGAGATGGCAAAAACTATCAATTTAGGGTAAAAACTAATAAAAGTGATGCTCATTCTTATATCTATCCTTTCCGAACTTCAGGGGATTGGCAAAATATAGAAATTTCTGTTATCGAGTTTTATCCTTCTTTTAGAGGTCGAAAATTAGATATTCCAAATTATGATGGCTCGCGTTTAGAGGAAATAGCTTTTTTGATTGGGAATAAAAAAGGAGAGAACTTTCAATTACTGCTTGATAGAATTGAGGTAAAATAA
- a CDS encoding YihY/virulence factor BrkB family protein encodes MSEEIEAKLDRIPIVRNLVFGLKKIKLPWLHGMSLYDLLELYGLGIVESALTYHASAIAFSFFMALFPFALFILNLIPYIPIEGFQEDFLMFVKDGVPPNTYDAIYQIISDILNNSDSGLLSSGFILSIFLMANGLNGILGGFQTSRHVLIKRGFIRQYVVALGMSLLLSLLLIVTVAIIVVFEVIIQQTFFNDQVQLIVMGRYAFVILMILVTTSILFKFGTKHDKSRAFISIGSVFTTILIILDSYFFGIWVKNFSQYNELYGSIGTLLVLMFYIWINCMILLLGFELNGTVNKMKKLNNN; translated from the coding sequence ATGAGTGAAGAAATTGAAGCAAAACTAGATAGAATTCCTATCGTTCGGAATCTTGTATTCGGTCTAAAAAAGATAAAACTCCCTTGGCTTCACGGCATGTCTTTGTATGACCTGCTTGAATTATATGGACTAGGCATTGTAGAAAGCGCGCTGACGTATCATGCGAGTGCGATTGCATTTAGTTTTTTTATGGCATTGTTTCCTTTTGCGCTTTTTATTTTAAATCTAATACCGTACATTCCTATTGAGGGTTTCCAAGAAGATTTTTTGATGTTTGTTAAGGATGGAGTTCCGCCAAATACGTATGATGCAATTTATCAAATCATCAGTGATATTCTTAATAATAGTGATTCCGGACTATTATCTTCCGGTTTTATTCTGTCCATTTTTTTAATGGCAAATGGATTAAACGGGATCTTAGGAGGTTTTCAAACCTCACGGCATGTTCTTATAAAAAGAGGTTTTATACGGCAATATGTGGTTGCGTTAGGGATGTCATTATTGTTGTCATTATTGTTAATCGTAACTGTTGCTATAATTGTAGTTTTTGAAGTAATCATACAACAGACGTTCTTTAACGATCAAGTTCAGCTAATCGTTATGGGTCGATATGCATTTGTTATTTTGATGATCTTAGTAACAACATCCATTCTTTTTAAGTTTGGAACTAAACACGATAAAAGCCGAGCATTTATCTCTATTGGATCAGTGTTTACAACTATTTTGATTATTTTAGACTCTTATTTTTTCGGAATTTGGGTTAAAAACTTTTCACAATACAATGAATTATATGGCTCCATAGGAACATTATTGGTTTTGATGTTTTATATTTGGATTAATTGTATGATCTTGCTTTTAGGTTTCGAGCTCAACGGCACGGTCAATAAAATGAAAAAACTAAATAATAATTAA
- a CDS encoding BT_3928 family protein translates to MKNIITQFSRIFVGVLFIISGLIKLNDPLGFSYKLAEYFSEPVFNMPFFVPFSLAIALFLVILEVVLGIMLLIGYKTKFTVWSLLLLIVMFTFLTFYSAYFNVVKDCGCFGDALKLTPWQSFTKDIVLLFFVLILFFNQKLIKPLFKNSIQNIIIYGSIVLCAFIGVIVLNHLPFIDFRPFKIGNSIQEGMVIPDNAEKSVVEMVFVYKVNGVDKEFTENELGNIPEGAVFVDRKDKVITEGYVPPIHDFTMEKNDTDYKDDFLESQKVMFIVAYDLVNADKDGLAKMEKLYIDAKAKGYKVAGMTASSPEEIAAAKKRFGMTFDFYFCDAITLKTIERANPSIVILEKGTITQKAHHNDLSNLKL, encoded by the coding sequence ATGAAAAACATAATTACTCAATTTTCTAGAATATTTGTTGGAGTTCTATTCATCATTTCTGGATTAATTAAATTAAATGATCCTTTGGGATTCTCTTATAAATTAGCCGAATATTTCAGTGAACCAGTATTCAACATGCCGTTTTTTGTACCTTTCTCATTGGCAATCGCATTGTTTTTAGTAATTCTTGAAGTGGTTTTAGGAATTATGCTACTTATTGGTTACAAAACAAAATTTACAGTTTGGAGTCTATTGCTTTTGATCGTAATGTTCACTTTCCTTACTTTTTATTCTGCTTACTTTAATGTAGTAAAAGATTGTGGTTGTTTTGGTGATGCCTTAAAACTGACTCCTTGGCAATCATTTACTAAGGATATAGTGCTGTTATTCTTTGTTTTAATATTATTTTTTAATCAAAAACTGATTAAACCGTTATTTAAAAATAGCATACAAAACATAATTATCTACGGTAGTATCGTTTTATGCGCTTTTATAGGAGTTATAGTTTTAAATCACTTGCCTTTTATCGATTTCAGACCTTTTAAAATTGGAAATAGTATCCAAGAAGGAATGGTAATTCCTGATAACGCTGAAAAATCAGTAGTTGAAATGGTATTTGTTTACAAAGTAAACGGCGTTGACAAAGAATTTACAGAGAATGAGCTAGGGAATATTCCTGAAGGAGCTGTATTTGTTGATCGTAAAGACAAAGTGATTACAGAAGGTTACGTTCCTCCTATTCATGATTTCACTATGGAAAAAAATGATACGGATTATAAGGACGATTTTTTAGAGTCACAAAAAGTTATGTTTATCGTGGCATACGATTTAGTGAATGCAGATAAAGATGGTCTAGCAAAAATGGAAAAACTATATATAGATGCTAAAGCCAAAGGGTATAAAGTGGCGGGAATGACTGCTTCATCACCAGAAGAAATTGCTGCAGCAAAAAAACGATTTGGAATGACATTCGACTTTTATTTCTGCGATGCTATTACGTTGAAAACAATTGAAAGAGCTAATCCTAGCATTGTTATTCTTGAGAAAGGCACAATAACTCAAAAAGCCCATCATAATGATCTTTCCAATTTGAAATTATAA
- a CDS encoding ATP-binding cassette domain-containing protein has product MQQIKHWDILLRNQVAKKEFINKILNGHADGELEHFNTKKGILFSDLAIEHFIEKEYQYDSVEAAPETSRQLRTFSSGERKKAFLKYCINQNPDFIILDNLMDHLDLHSRKVLHIQLEELGKNITLIQIINRSTDLLPFISNKRQINDNSFVLNSLDSISNTRTFSLKAVPKPITTIEYTDTVLIQMNNLKVSYDEKPILNNINWTIKKGEFWQLIGPNGSGKSTILSLITGDNPKGYGQDLYLFGKKKGSGESIWDIKKNIGQFSTAMMDLFQKNHTVEQMILSGFFDSIGLYIQPSTLQIKLMHEWLDFLNMNHLKKTVFINLSVGQQRAIMIIRAVLKNPPLLILDEPTEGLDDENVVLVTQLIAHLAKETNIAIIFVSHRIEAILAPNSILELTPKPTGSEGKIKIQN; this is encoded by the coding sequence ATGCAGCAAATCAAACATTGGGATATCCTTTTACGGAATCAAGTAGCCAAAAAAGAATTCATAAACAAAATTTTAAACGGTCATGCCGATGGTGAGCTAGAACACTTCAATACAAAAAAAGGAATTTTGTTTTCCGATTTAGCTATCGAACACTTTATCGAGAAGGAATATCAATACGATTCTGTTGAAGCTGCTCCTGAAACAAGCAGACAATTGCGCACTTTTTCATCTGGTGAACGTAAGAAAGCCTTTTTGAAATACTGCATCAACCAAAATCCTGATTTTATCATTTTAGATAATCTTATGGACCATTTAGATCTACACTCTAGGAAAGTATTACACATTCAACTTGAAGAATTAGGCAAAAATATAACTTTAATTCAAATTATAAATCGTAGCACAGATTTGTTACCCTTTATTAGCAACAAACGTCAAATTAATGACAATTCGTTTGTTTTAAATTCGTTGGATAGTATTTCAAACACACGAACTTTTTCATTAAAAGCAGTTCCTAAGCCAATCACAACTATCGAATATACAGATACTGTTTTGATCCAAATGAACAATCTAAAAGTAAGCTATGATGAGAAACCAATTTTGAACAACATAAATTGGACCATTAAAAAAGGAGAGTTTTGGCAACTTATAGGTCCGAATGGTTCTGGAAAAAGCACCATTCTTTCTCTAATTACGGGTGATAATCCAAAAGGATATGGACAAGATTTATATTTGTTTGGCAAAAAGAAAGGAAGCGGCGAAAGCATTTGGGATATCAAGAAAAATATCGGTCAATTTTCAACTGCTATGATGGATTTATTTCAAAAAAACCATACTGTTGAACAAATGATCCTTTCTGGTTTTTTTGACTCTATCGGTCTTTACATTCAGCCTAGTACTTTACAAATAAAACTGATGCATGAATGGCTGGATTTTCTAAACATGAATCATTTGAAGAAAACCGTCTTTATCAATCTTTCTGTTGGACAACAGCGCGCCATTATGATTATTAGAGCCGTTTTAAAAAATCCTCCCTTATTAATTTTAGACGAACCAACGGAAGGTTTGGATGATGAAAATGTTGTATTAGTTACCCAACTTATCGCTCATTTGGCTAAAGAAACCAATATCGCTATCATTTTTGTTTCGCATCGTATTGAAGCGATATTAGCACCTAATTCAATTCTAGAATTAACGCCAAAGCCAACAGGTTCCGAAGGAAAAATTAAAATCCAGAACTAG
- the tpiA gene encoding triose-phosphate isomerase — translation MRKKIVAGNWKMNKNAEQTEDLLNELIAQIPTETAVQVIVAPTFVNLASAVDHLEFTNIDVAAQNVHQAEAGAFTGEISADMLKSVGVNTVILGHSERRAIFHETDALIANKVDTALEHDMTVIFCFGEELKDRQTKNHFNIVENQLKDGIFHIEAKDWENIVLAYEPVWAIGTGETASPEQAQEMHEFIRETVRKAFGSDIADNVSILYGGSVKPDNAKEIFSKPDVDGGLIGGAALKADDFVAIINAV, via the coding sequence ATGAGAAAGAAGATTGTAGCAGGAAACTGGAAAATGAATAAAAATGCAGAGCAAACAGAAGATTTATTGAATGAACTTATAGCACAAATACCTACTGAAACTGCTGTACAAGTAATAGTTGCACCTACTTTTGTAAACTTAGCTTCGGCTGTAGATCATTTAGAATTCACTAATATCGATGTTGCCGCACAGAATGTTCATCAAGCGGAAGCTGGTGCTTTTACAGGTGAAATTTCAGCTGATATGTTGAAAAGTGTTGGTGTAAATACTGTTATTTTAGGACATTCAGAACGCAGAGCTATTTTCCATGAAACTGATGCATTAATCGCTAATAAAGTTGATACCGCTTTAGAACATGATATGACAGTTATTTTTTGTTTTGGAGAAGAATTAAAAGATCGCCAAACTAAAAATCATTTTAATATAGTAGAAAATCAGTTGAAAGACGGTATATTTCATATTGAGGCTAAAGATTGGGAAAATATTGTTTTAGCCTACGAACCTGTTTGGGCAATAGGAACTGGCGAAACTGCCTCTCCGGAACAAGCGCAAGAAATGCATGAATTTATTAGAGAAACCGTTCGTAAAGCTTTTGGAAGCGATATTGCTGATAACGTATCTATTCTTTATGGAGGAAGCGTGAAGCCTGATAATGCAAAAGAAATATTCTCAAAACCCGATGTAGACGGTGGGCTTATTGGAGGCGCTGCATTAAAAGCTGATGATTTTGTTGCAATTATAAATGCAGTATAA
- the nadC gene encoding carboxylating nicotinate-nucleotide diphosphorylase, protein MISEAQFQKELDLIIENAIREDVGPGDYSSLACIPATATGKAKLLVKEDGIIAGVAFAKMVFKYVDPNLQVETFIEDGAAVKFGDVVFHVSGSSQSILKAERLVLNSMQRMSAIATKTKSYVQLLEGTKTKVLDTRKTTPGFRACEKWAVKIGGGENHRFALYDMVMLKDNHIDFAGGITLAIAKTKAYLKENNLDLKIIIEARDLDEIEEILQSDGVYRILIDNFNFEDTKTAVGMIGDICLTESSGNINENTIHSYAECGVDYISSGALTHSVYNMDLSLKAI, encoded by the coding sequence ATGATTAGCGAAGCACAGTTTCAAAAAGAGTTAGATTTAATAATAGAAAATGCCATTAGGGAAGATGTTGGTCCTGGCGATTACAGCTCATTGGCTTGTATTCCAGCAACTGCAACGGGTAAAGCAAAATTATTGGTTAAAGAAGACGGTATTATTGCTGGTGTAGCTTTTGCTAAAATGGTTTTTAAATATGTAGATCCTAATTTACAAGTCGAAACTTTTATCGAAGATGGGGCTGCAGTAAAATTTGGAGATGTGGTTTTTCATGTTTCAGGAAGTTCACAATCTATATTAAAAGCAGAGCGATTAGTGTTGAATTCTATGCAAAGAATGTCTGCTATAGCAACAAAAACGAAATCATACGTTCAATTATTAGAAGGAACTAAAACTAAAGTTTTAGATACGCGTAAAACAACTCCTGGTTTTAGAGCTTGTGAAAAATGGGCAGTGAAAATAGGTGGCGGTGAAAATCACCGTTTTGCATTGTATGATATGGTAATGCTTAAAGACAATCATATTGATTTTGCAGGCGGTATTACTTTGGCTATAGCTAAAACAAAAGCATATTTAAAAGAAAACAATCTGGATTTAAAAATAATTATAGAAGCCAGAGACTTGGATGAAATTGAAGAAATTCTACAAAGTGATGGCGTTTATCGAATTCTGATAGACAATTTTAATTTTGAAGACACAAAAACTGCCGTTGGCATGATTGGTGATATCTGCTTAACAGAATCCTCTGGAAATATAAATGAAAATACAATTCATAGCTACGCTGAGTGTGGAGTAGATTATATTTCATCAGGTGCCTTGACACATTCTGTATATAATATGGACTTGAGTCTAAAAGCAATATGA
- a CDS encoding DUF1599 domain-containing protein, whose product MKNTSKEYDTVIATCRTLFINKMKDYGCAWRILRLPSLTDQIYIKAQRIRSLQENEIRKVDEDETGEFIGIINYSIMALIQLELGVADQPDLSVERATQLYDSKVALTKELMQNKNHDYGEAWREMRVSSLTDLILQKLLRVKQIEDNKGKTLVSEGIDANYQDMINYSIFALILMGFGNK is encoded by the coding sequence ATGAAGAATACTTCAAAGGAATATGACACAGTAATTGCTACTTGTCGTACACTGTTTATAAATAAAATGAAAGATTACGGATGTGCTTGGCGTATTTTGAGACTGCCTTCATTAACTGATCAAATCTACATCAAAGCACAGCGAATTAGAAGTTTACAAGAAAACGAAATTCGAAAAGTTGACGAAGATGAAACAGGTGAATTCATCGGGATTATCAATTATTCAATCATGGCATTGATTCAGCTAGAATTAGGTGTTGCTGACCAACCAGATTTAAGCGTTGAAAGAGCAACTCAATTATATGATTCAAAAGTAGCGTTGACTAAAGAATTAATGCAGAATAAAAATCATGATTATGGCGAAGCGTGGCGAGAAATGCGTGTGAGTTCACTAACGGATTTGATTTTGCAAAAACTACTTCGTGTCAAACAAATTGAAGATAATAAAGGAAAAACCTTAGTATCTGAAGGAATCGATGCTAATTATCAAGACATGATTAACTACTCGATTTTCGCCTTGATTTTAATGGGTTTTGGTAATAAATAA
- a CDS encoding porin: protein MKKSILFFVFLLSIAGNAQVTVKQNKQDNDLKLSALPYYSFGKGIGITSPDSLYQLNIRFRMQNRVTYTENEGEDGVYDGQIRRLRLRFDGYVGSPKFLYAVQLSFAPGDLGEIIEGENINIIRDAVVFYRPNKNWNISFGQTKLPGNRQRVNSSGGLQLTDRSINNARFTIDRDFGFQVHNMNEFKDQFSYNFKTAISTGEGRNITGNADAGVAVTGKVELLPFGAFSRDGTYFEGDIVREKKPKLMLSGAFQQNNHAKRTQGQLGNDLFEARTMKSVMLDAMLKYNGWAAMSSYLSRTTSRNAVTINPDDISQTNFAYVGSGFDHQLSYNFPSNYEIIGRYSTQKVGEDIRILAPNSKQYTIGLTKYIWEHTFKLQSELTFDNLNYFDGSTKNNWYLRFQVEIGI, encoded by the coding sequence ATGAAAAAAAGTATTTTATTTTTTGTTTTTCTGCTCAGTATTGCCGGTAATGCTCAAGTTACTGTAAAGCAAAATAAACAAGATAATGACTTAAAATTATCTGCACTTCCTTATTACAGCTTTGGTAAAGGCATTGGAATTACTTCTCCAGACAGTTTATATCAATTAAACATTCGGTTTCGAATGCAAAATAGAGTTACTTATACTGAAAATGAAGGCGAAGATGGCGTTTATGATGGACAAATCAGGCGTTTGCGTTTGCGATTTGACGGTTATGTAGGTTCACCAAAATTTTTATATGCAGTCCAATTGTCATTTGCCCCAGGCGATCTTGGCGAAATTATAGAAGGAGAAAATATCAATATTATTCGTGATGCTGTTGTTTTTTACAGACCTAATAAAAATTGGAATATCAGTTTTGGACAAACAAAATTACCGGGAAACCGTCAGCGTGTAAATTCTTCAGGCGGTCTTCAGTTAACGGATCGATCGATTAATAATGCTCGTTTTACTATTGATAGGGATTTTGGTTTTCAAGTTCATAATATGAATGAATTCAAAGATCAGTTTTCTTATAATTTTAAAACTGCTATTTCTACTGGAGAAGGCAGGAATATAACAGGAAATGCTGATGCAGGAGTTGCTGTAACTGGAAAAGTAGAGCTGCTGCCGTTTGGAGCTTTTTCTAGGGACGGGACCTATTTTGAAGGGGATATTGTAAGAGAAAAAAAGCCCAAACTGATGCTTTCTGGAGCTTTTCAGCAAAATAATCATGCCAAAAGAACACAAGGTCAATTAGGAAATGATTTGTTTGAAGCCCGTACCATGAAATCAGTGATGCTGGACGCTATGTTGAAATACAATGGATGGGCAGCCATGTCAAGTTACTTGTCTAGAACTACTTCCAGGAATGCTGTTACCATCAATCCAGACGATATTTCACAAACTAATTTTGCTTATGTAGGTAGTGGATTTGATCATCAGTTGAGTTATAATTTCCCTTCAAATTATGAGATTATAGGTAGGTATTCCACTCAAAAAGTAGGAGAAGATATTAGGATTTTGGCTCCAAATTCTAAGCAATATACTATTGGTTTAACCAAATATATTTGGGAACACACTTTTAAGCTGCAAAGCGAATTGACTTTTGACAATTTAAATTATTTCGACGGAAGCACTAAGAATAATTGGTATTTACGTTTTCAGGTAGAAATAGGTATTTAA
- the prmA gene encoding 50S ribosomal protein L11 methyltransferase, translating to MSNIYIGYHFTIEPKELGSEILIAELGERAFESFTETETGISAFVQKDLWDEMILEDIRILQSDEFTIAYTFEEIEQVNWNEEWEKNFEAIDVDGNCHVRAPFHPKTDAEFDIVIEPKMSFGTGHHETTHMMIQHLLEMDVAGMKTLDMGCGTAILAILAEMKGAQPIDAIDIDNWCYLNSIENAERNNCKHITVYEGEAALLEGKKYDLIIANINRNILLNDMQSYVDCLNPNGTLLLSGFYNEDIPFIDASCTGKGLTYVKKFERNNWVSLKYVN from the coding sequence ATGTCAAACATATATATTGGATACCATTTTACTATTGAGCCAAAAGAATTAGGCTCTGAAATATTAATCGCAGAGCTGGGAGAAAGAGCATTTGAGAGTTTTACAGAAACTGAAACTGGGATTTCAGCTTTTGTACAAAAGGATTTGTGGGATGAAATGATTCTTGAAGACATTCGCATTCTACAATCAGACGAATTTACTATCGCTTATACTTTTGAAGAAATCGAACAAGTAAATTGGAACGAAGAATGGGAAAAGAATTTTGAAGCGATAGATGTAGATGGAAACTGTCATGTTCGTGCTCCTTTCCACCCAAAAACTGATGCAGAATTTGATATAGTTATCGAACCAAAAATGAGTTTTGGAACAGGACATCATGAAACTACGCACATGATGATTCAGCATCTATTAGAAATGGATGTTGCTGGAATGAAAACCCTAGATATGGGTTGCGGAACAGCCATTTTAGCAATTCTTGCGGAGATGAAAGGCGCACAACCTATTGATGCTATTGATATCGACAATTGGTGTTACTTAAATTCAATCGAGAATGCAGAGCGTAACAATTGCAAGCATATAACAGTTTATGAAGGTGAAGCAGCATTATTAGAGGGGAAAAAGTACGATTTGATTATTGCCAATATCAATCGAAACATTTTGCTGAACGATATGCAAAGTTATGTTGATTGTTTAAATCCTAATGGAACACTTCTTTTAAGTGGTTTCTATAATGAAGACATCCCGTTTATCGACGCTTCATGCACAGGAAAAGGCTTAACTTATGTTAAAAAATTTGAAAGAAACAATTGGGTCTCTTTAAAATATGTAAATTAG